One genomic segment of Anser cygnoides isolate HZ-2024a breed goose chromosome 20, Taihu_goose_T2T_genome, whole genome shotgun sequence includes these proteins:
- the SEC16A gene encoding protein transport protein Sec16A isoform X2 translates to MQQPPQTVPAGAAAPPPAGLARNIYWRNTSLSKRANAAAAPVQPVTDPFAFGRQTPQGSPLDNPSKGNALVMPSSSPAAFPQPAVVHPSPSHAGDNPHGLHASLSAPVSQPGINTSTFSNVPVPSPSPGYVTNSATEVHPNADLGLHGSAVPLHYNTGTALENSFSVHPGMVSLSNKPGGRQDAHRDPSDVPSGPAAAAVFPPPPQQPVSQWRPGQGNLQSPVRNFVPHPEPSSQPDIHSVSQSSVSPPHPPPQTNLQHGPVHQGIPQNPVQAPLSVGCEKTGKNVSANNGHHMNSIQPGNVFRQNAEMSNAWLNQTYQDQFYPQPPLQDSNFVIPTAQENNPKKQSPGVSETSNRSIPTDRDSGTVSMFFKGDEAENEEILSSEKNYVVEKTEFACQPNSSPLYHQPMQPQWVATNVLSQAHIGTGSANEVVQKGMDVQYFPKIVSQQEAQAAKHAVFIGDDKARAGDASGNGGSQYENVENLECIQNQEVLPSEPHNVTASSPSAHPDPYRYGPLPGQMLPKNAVVSHAEGGPNLEAPDSLPHPVRPDSVSSNYSNISHRSASSSARPPEQVGTFIQQESGKPDEESSARFFKQIDSSPLGGDSSEVNLSKSYHSNLSQPPTPSPPKPTGVFQTSANSSFEPVRSHGVGIKPAEIDQAKMVVELRENHPNQKNNKKNTAVPAASPGNLEQPPDNLETIFMPQVYPLPLAVTGEAGNMLHSGSVTENMQSLSERRSSTRAQGAIKKCDSPATTLWAHNELPNFGGNVLLAPAAPAVYVPAKQTVEVIQPPEEGLPNQQPNKPGNIAVQPSQDGNISSENLENPPKMGEEEALQSQASSGYASLLSSPPTESLQNQPILIAQPNQSYNLAQPINFSISLSNQLSSNENQPMKDAGAGDKPSMGPQTSHTGGIISGENAPLPVMQVGSLLVNAPPNTNLLKHNLLQSPVNSSDTASNQPANLLMKTPLNLAPEGQKNVNFEGFVPEFASKPGANSSVSPGITLPSGSALLPPVNSVVQANNSANRSNSKEEAAGVLDFTAPRTLEKSSASNSVQVHNQSLSGGPAYPPQAVGAGQVGPEMHDKQHFYQQVTKDVQHQAVPDRAVQGALPSQPQMQAAQMQQPASSGQSSAPSNYPAAAGTSAMQASQQRENQELGNQEASSAQLARYDQMSPDKQPTSGQPPSAQTSTAPPTSTGQPVMASAQQDPQRPPLPQTPQDAFGPPQNPYYYYRHPYDAYQPPYPPPYPPADPRAASHLYYMEDSYGQYDPRYRHYDSSSAAYMEPGSYRYPEPERPSSRASHCSDRPSSRQGYPEDYYAKTGWTDYYPGYYPNAYDYGDPSRWERYSSAYDPRYRDPRSYDQRYWYDAEHNPYQKREAYPYGNRHDRYEDHWRYDPRFTGSFDDEAEPHRDPYGDEFDRRSVHSEHSAHSLRSSHSVHSHRSSFSSRSQQSQLYRSNHDLTANAYETAAQAVSLHADYTYGGYAPNFGGQQPFTDYGYPAETGWSTVEQAPLRPSTPEKFSVPHLCARFGPGGFLIKVLPNLPSEGQPALVEIHSMETMLQHSPEQEEMRAFPGPLAKDDTHKVDVINFAQNKSTQCFKNENLIDKESASLLWDFIVLLCRQNGTVVGTDLAELLLRDHKTVWLPGKSPNEANLIDFTNEALEQVEEESGEAQLSFLTDSLITTIDSLEKETERFRELLLYGRKKDALESAMKHGLWGHALLLASKMDSRTHARVMTRFANSLPINDPLQTVYQLMSGRMPAASTCCGDEKWGDWRPHLAMVLSNLTNNVDLESRTIATMGDTLASKGLLDAAHFCYLMAQVGFGVYTRKTTKLVLIGSNHSLPFFKFATNEAIQRTEAYEYAQSLGTQPGCLPNFQVFKFIYACRLAEMGLAAQAFHYCEVISRTVLKDPHYYSPVLIGQLIQMSSQLRLFDPQIKEKPEQESLVEPSWLVRLRHVDGQIKEGAIAYNTDRSTPQQCPCSTPSSELDHTSQYDGGGVGHDMGPGTENALLASLLPNMSQQMQSVQLMPSAPQAILDGSAAVIPPGDQEAVRSVPFYPVASQPIGPGPGFAPPGFSNQYGAEPSPLYLGSTLPPGGPPQETESREEEQTNLETGMQRIPPESPSRNSFPEQREEDFYNRMASMAPGRRSRSASQSSAYMGYGRRSRTTSESSAHSVGRERSNSAAKQPSPSPPVPVGKETKKEVKKETASRKTGANWFRWLMGKGKNEAHLPDDKNKSIVWDEQKQRWVNLDEPEEESKPPPPPPTGFPKVPQTAPSGPGGPPSAPVNIFSRRAGSRARYVDVLNPGGTKSSGAVPAPADLFAPLAPMPVPANVFVPNSVPGEPQPMEGSGAAEHTPVANQTNTEPAAAADPEYLNPTILPPGSGLPVSNPDGFQSGELSRSSSMSSLSREVSQHFNQPAAVPPSGGPSAGTVQFYNPSQFAQSPAVTGSSRPGRIGQRKYPTLK, encoded by the exons ATGCAGCAGCCTCCACAGACTGTTCCAgcgggagcagcagctccacctCCTGCGGGCCTTGCCCGGAACATTTACTGGAGAAACACCTCGCTTAGTAAACGAgcaaatgcagcagctgccccggtGCAGCCTGTGACAGACCCTTTTGCCTTTGGCAGACAGACTCCCCAGGGTTCCCCTTTAGATAACCCATCCAAGGGCAATGCCTTGGTTATGCCGAGTTCTTCCCCGGCGGCGTTTCCCCAGCCGGCTGTTGTGCATCCTTCACCATCGCACGCAGGGGACAATCCTCACGGACTGCATGCGTCTTTGTCAGCTCCTGTATCTCAACCAGGAATAAATACCAGTACCTTTTCTAACGTTCCAGTTCCTTCACCGTCCCCAGGATACGTTACAAATAGCGCTACAGAAGTGCATCCCAACGCAGATCTGGGACTCCATGGGTCTGCGGTACCGTTGCATTATAATACAGGAACAGCACTTGAAAATTCTTTCAGTGTGCATCCTGGAATGGTGTCTCTGTCAAACAAACCCGGAGGTAGGCAAGATGCTCACAGAGATCCAAGCGATGTTCCTTCGGGACCCGCTGCAGCAGCAGTCTTCCCTCCACCTCCTCAGCAGCCCGTGTCTCAGTGGAGACCTGGTCAAGGTAACCTGCAGTCTCCGGTTCGAAATTTTGTGCCCCATCCCGAGCCGTCTTCTCAGCCTGACATTCATAGCGTTTCTCAGTCTTCGGTCagccctcctcatcctcccccGCAGACAAATTTGCAGCATGGTCCTGTACATCAAGGTATTCCACAAAATCCCGTGCAAGCGCCTTTATCCGTTGGTTGTGAAAAGACTGGGAAAAATGTCTCTGCAAACAATGGTCATCACATGAACAGCATCCAGCCTGGAAATGTGTTTAGGCAGAACGCAGAAATGAGTAATGCTTGGTTAAATCAAACTTACCAGGACCAGTTTTACCCACAGCCACCCTTGCAAGACTCCAATTTTGTCATTCCCACAGCTCAGGAAAACAACCCCAAAAAACAGTCTCCAGGTGTGTCTGAAACATCAAACAGATCCATTCCCACAGACCGAGATTCAGGAACAGTCTCGATGTTTTTCAAAGGGGATgaggcagaaaatgaagaaatactttcatctgaaaaaaactACGTGGTTGAGAAAACCGAGTTTGCTTGTCAGCCAAATTCGTCGCCCTTGTATCACCAGCCCATGCAGCCTCAGTGGGTTGCAACGAATGTTCTGTCTCAGGCGCACATCGGTACAGGTTCAGCCAACGAGGTGGTACAAAAAGGAATGGATGTCCAGTATTTCCCTAAAATTGTAAGTCAGCAGGAGGCACAGGCTGCCAAGCACGCTGTGTTTATCGGTGATGACAAAGCGCGTGCGGGTGATGCATCCGGTAACGGCGGGTCACAGTACGAAAACGTTGAGAACCTGGAGTGCATTCAGAATCAGGAAGTGCTGCCAAGCGAGCCACACAACGTGACTGCTTCATCCCCTTCTGCTCACCCTGATCCGTACAGATACGGACCCCTACCGGGTCAGATGCTTCCAAAGAACGCTGTTGTGAGCCATGCTGAAGGAGGACCAAATTTGGAGGCACCTGATTCCTTACCTCATCCTGTCCGGCCCGATAGCGTATCTTCAAACTATAGCAACATTAGCCATAGGAGCGCTTCGAGCTCAGCGAGACCTCCGGAGCAAGTCGGTACGTTTATTCAGCAAGAAAGCGGGAAGCCCGATGAAGAATCTTCTGCTCGCTTCTTTAAACAGATCGACTCCTCTCCTCTGGGAGGTGATTCGAGTGAGGTAAACCTGAGCAAGAGCTACCATAGTAACCTCTCCCAGCCTCCAACTCCAAGTCCTCCTAAGCCTACAGGAGTGTTTCAGACGAGTGCGAACAGTTCTTTTGAACCTGTGAGGTCCCACGGAGTTGGCATAAAACCTGCAGAAATTGACCAGGCGAAGATGGTGGTTGAGTTAAGAGAGAACCACCCAAACcaaaagaataacaagaagaacacagctgtgccagctgcGTCACCAGGCAATCTCGAACAGCCACCAGATAATCTGGAAACTATTTTTATGCCTCAGGTATACCCACTGCCTCTCGCAGTTACTGGTGAAGCTGGAAACATGTTGCACTCCGGATCTGTTACAGAAAACATGCAGTCATTGTCTGAGCGAAGGTCTTCAACAAGAGCTCAGGGAGCAATTAAGAAGTGTGACAGCCCAGCAACGACTCTGTGGGCTCATAATGAGTTACCTAATTTTGGGGGAAATGTTCTTctagctcctgctgctcctgcggTGTATGTACCTGCCAAACAAACTGTGGAAGTCATTCAGCCACCGGAAGAAGGCCTGCCTAATCAGCAGCCAAATAAACCAGGGAATATTGCTGTGCAGCCTTCCCAAGATGGAAATATATCTTCTGAAAATCTTGAGAATCCTCCCAAaatgggagaagaggaggcacTTCAGTCTCAGGCAAGTTCTGGTTATGCAAGTTTGTTGTCTTCTCCACCTACAGAGTCTTTGCAAAATCAGCCTATCCTGATTGCTCAGCCTAATCAAAGCTATAACTTGGCTCAGCcaattaatttttctatttctctatCTAATCAGCTAAGCAGCAATGAAAATCAACCAATGAAGGatgccggggctggggacaagcCTTCGATGGGCCCCCAGACTTCACATACTGGTGGGATCATCTCGGGGGAAAATGCACCGCTGCCTGTGATGCAAGTTGGATCTCTATTAGTTAATGCACCTCCAAATACTAATCTgttaaaacataatttattgCAAAGCCCCGTTAATTCCTCTGACACTGCCTCTAATCAGCCTGCAAACTTGCTCATGAAAACACCGCTTAATTTAGCTCCTGAAGGGCAAAAGAATGTTAATTTTGAAGGTTTTGTTCCTGAATTTGCTAGCAAACCAGGAGCTAATTCATCCGTCTCTCCTGGGATTACTCTTCCCAGTGGAAGTGCGCTGCTCCCACCTGTTAATTCTGTAGTACAGGCTAATAACTCTGCAAATCGCTCAAATAGCAAAGAAGAAGCTGCTGGAGTGCTTGACTTTACAGCGCCACGGACGTTGGAGAAAAGCAGTGCGAGTAACTCTGTGCAAGTGCACAATCAGTCGCTTTCTGGTGGTCCCGCGTATCCTCCGCAGGCAGTTGGTGCTGGCCAGGTGGGTCCTGAGATGCATGACAAACAACATTTCTATCAACAGGTTACAAAAGATGTACAGCATCAGGCTGTGCCAGacagagctgtgcagggagcGTTGCCATCTCAGCCCCAAATGCAGGCAGCTCAGATGCAGCAACCGGCATCTTCTGGGCAGTCCTCAGCTCCCTCAAACTAcccggctgctgcagggactAGCGCCATGCAGGCATCGCAGCAGCGCGAGAACCAGGAGCTGGGGAACCAAGAGGCCAGTTCAGCGCAGCTGGCGAGGTACGACCAGATGAGCCCTGATAAGCAACCCACGTCTGGACAGCCACCGAGTGCACAGACTTCCACAGCTCCTCCTACCAGCACCGGCCAGCCGGTCATGGCAAGCGCACAACAAGACCCGCAGCGTCCGCCCCTGCCTCAGACTCCTCAGGATGCCTTTGGTCCACCACAGAACCCCTACTACTACTATAGACATCCTTATGATGCTTACCAGCCTCCATATCCCCCACCTTACCCTCCTGCGGATCCCAGGGCAGCGTCTCATCTTTATTACATG GAGGACAGCTACGGACAGTACGACCCACGGTACAGACACTACGATAGCAGCAGCGCTGCTTATATGGAGCCTGGGAGCTATCGTTATCCTGAGCCCGAACGTCCCAGTTCCAGAGCCAGCCACTGCTCCGACAGACCTTCTTCCAG GCAGGGATATCCTGAAGATTATTATGCAAAAACTGGATGGACTGATTATTATCCAGGCTATTACCCAAATGCATATGACTATGGAG ATCCAAGTCGCTGGGAACGTTACTCGTCAGCATATGACCCCAGATACAGAGATCCTAGAAGTTACGATCAGAGGTATTGGTATGATGCTGAACACAACCCGTACCAGAAGAGAGAAGCGTATCCATATGGCAACAG aCATGACCGATACGAAGATCACTGGAGATACGATCCTCGTTTTACTGGAAGCTTTGATGATGAAGCAGAGCCTCACAGAGATCCTTACGGTGATGAATTTGATAGACGCAGCGTTCACAGTGAGCATTCTGCTCATAGTCTCCGTAGCTCCCACAGCGTTCACAGTCACCGGAGCAGTTTTAGCTCTCGCTCTCAGCAA AGCCAGCTGTATAGAAGTAACCATGATCTAACGGCTAATGCGTATGAAACTGCTGCACAGGCAGTGTCGCTGCATGCAGATTATACGTATGGTGGATATGCTCCTAACTTTGGTGGACAACAGCCTTTTACAGATTATGGCTACCCGGCTGAAACTGGATGGTCAACTGTAGAACAAG CACCTTTAAGGCCCTCAACGCCTGAGAAATTTTCAGTGCCTCATCTGTGTGCTAGGTTTGGTCCTGGCGGATTCTTAATAAAAGTGCTGCCAAACCTGCCTTCAGAAGGCCAGCCAGCTCTGGTTGAAATACACAGCATGGAG ACTATGTTGCAACATTCTCCAGAGCAAGAAGAGATGAGAGCGTTTCCTGGTCCTCTTGCTAA ggATGACACCCATAAAGTGGATGTTATTAATTTTGCACAAAATAAATCTACACAGTGCTTTAAGAATGAAAATTTAATCGACAAAGAATCTGCAAGTCTGCTTTGGGACTTCATTGTTCTGTTGTGCAGGCAGAATGGG ACTGTTGTGGGAACAGACTTGGCTGAACTTTTGCTCCGAGATCATAAAACAGTATGGCTTCCTGGAAAGTCCCCTAATGAAGCAAATTTGATCGATTTCACTAATGAGGCTTTGGAACAAGTAGAAGAGGAATCTGGTGAAGCCCAGCTCTCATTTCTCACTGATAGTCTTATAACCACAATTGACAGTCttgaaaaagagacagagagattCAGAGAGTTGCTGCTTTATGGCCGTAAGAAG GATGCTTTGGAATCAGCCATGAAGCATGGCTTATGGGGTCATGCTCTGCTACTTGCCAGCAAGATGGACAGCAGAACACATGCAAGAGTTATGACCAG ATTTGCCAACAGTCTCCCGATTAATGACCCTCTGCAGACTGTTTACCAGCTCATGTCTGGAAGGATGCCAGCTGCATCCACG TGCTGTGGAGACGAGAAATGGGGAGACTGGAGGCCTCATCTAGCAATGGTGTTATCCAACTTGACAAACAATGTGGACTTGGAATCCCGGACCATTGCAACCATGGGAGACACTCTTG CTTCTAAAGGATTGCTTGATGCTGCTCATTTTTGTTACCTTATGGCCCAAGTTGGTTTTGGAGTTTACACAAGGAAGACGACAAAACTTGTCCTAATTGGATCAAATCATAG CTTGCCATTTTTTAAGTTTGCCACCAATGAAGCCATTCAAAGAACAGAAGCCTATGAATACGCACAGTCACTAGGAACTCAGCCTGGCTGCTTGCCCAATTTCCAG GTTTTCAAATTCATCTATGCTTGCCGACTTGCTGAAATGGGACTTGCTGCTCAGGCCTTCCATTATTGTGAAGTGATTTCCAGAACTGTCCTCAAAGATCCACACTACTATTCACCTGTACTTATCGGCCAGCTAATCCAG atGTCATCGCAACTGCGCCTGTTTGATCCACAGATAAAGGAGAAACCAGAACAGGAATCTCTAGTTGAACCTTCCTGGTTGGTAAGGCTTCGCCATGTGGATGGACAGATTAAG gaGGGTGCAATAGCTTATAACACAGACAGATCCACACCACAACAATGTCCATGTAGCACACCAAGCTCTGAATTAGACCATACCAGTCAATATGATGGAGGAGGAGTTGGCCATGACATGGGCCCAGGCACTGAAAATGCATTGTTAGCATCCTTATTACCCAATATGTCTCAACAGATGCAAAGTGTGCAGCTGATGCCGTCAG CACCTCAGGCTATACTTGATGGGTCAGCTGCTGTGATTCCTCCTGGTGACCAGGAAGCCGTCCGAAGTGTCCCCTTCTACCCAGTGGCTtctcagcccattggtccaggCCCTGGCTTTGCACCTCCAGGATTTTCAAATCAGTATGGAGCTGAGCCATCACCGCTGTATTTAGGGTCAACACTACCACCAGGAGGGCCACCACAAGAAACTGAGTCACGGGAAGAAGAACAGACAAACCTGGAAACAG gaaTGCAGAGAATTCCTCCAGAGTCTCCTTCACGAAACTCTTTCCCCGAACAGAGAGAGGAGGATTTCTATAACAGAATGGCTAGCATG GCACCAGGACGAAGATCCAGATCTGCATCTCAGTCTTCAGCATATATG GGCTATGGGCGAAGGTCACGGACAACTTCAGAGTCCTCTGCTCATTCTGTGGGACGAGAAAGATCCAACTCTGCAGCAAAAcagccttctccttctccacctGTTCCTGTAGGGAAAGAGActaaaaaagaagtaaaaaaagagACAGCATCTAGAAAG acCGGTGCAAACTGGTTTCGCTGGCTgatggggaaaggaaagaatgaagctCACCTTCCAGATGACAAAAACAAATCC ATTGTTTGGGATGAACAGAAACAGCGCTGGGTTAATTTGGATGAACCAGAAGAAGAG AGTAAAcctccaccgccacctccaACAGGATTTCCTAAAGTTCCCCAGACTGCTCCGTCTGGGCCTGGAGGCCCACCTAGTGCCCCTGTCAACATCTTCTCTAGAAGAGCAG GAAGCAGAGCCCGTTATGTCGATGTTCTGAATCCAGGTGGAACCAAGTCAAGTGGTGCTGTTCCTGCACCAGCAGACCTATTTGCCCCGCTGGCACCGATGCCAGTTCCTGCAAATGTCTTTGTTCCAAATTCAG TTCCAGGGGAACCCCAGCCGATGGAAGGGAGTGGTGCAGCAGAGCACACACCAGTCgcaaaccaaaccaacacagaacctgctgcagctgctgatcCAGAG tatTTAAACCCTACAATCCTTCCACCTGGATCCGGGCTACCTGTTTCCAACCCTGATGGCTTCCAATCAGGAGAG CTTTCGCGCTCTAGTTCAATGAGTTCATTATCACGTGAAGTAAGCCAGCATTTTAATCAG CCTGCCGCTGTACCACCTTCGGGGGGACCTTCAGCAGGAACAGTACAGTTCTACAATCCTTCTCAATTTGCACAA TCTCCTGCAGTCACTGGAAGTTCAAGGCCAGGAAGAATTGGACAGAGGAAGTATCCAACGCTGAAGTAG